A DNA window from Christiangramia salexigens contains the following coding sequences:
- a CDS encoding porin, translating to MKTITNSKLVKFIFLLPLSLTTSVLIGQEEEKEPKFSISGSVDTYFRTNFNGLNKFEYNSNNDVIGVPQAPASSFANDPGFAIGMANVILGYESDKLGFVADLVVGPRGEDAVFLSGAPNNIVNQLYAFYKVNDALKFTIGNWNTFLGYEVISPAANFNYSTSYMFSYGPFSHTGIKADFNFDENWTGMLAIMNPTDFTEFNPFGLYSFGAQLGYSNDSGSAYLNLIYGEQAPDSESTFQIDLTTCWDLSDAFYLGFNTTYNTTDGQGFYGAAIYPQVQTSENFALGLRAEYFKELEDGGPVYGADVRSVDFTLTGNYTLGGLIIKPELRLDSISEDVFINSDLAPTDNLSSFVLAAIYAF from the coding sequence ATGAAAACAATTACCAATTCAAAATTAGTGAAATTTATTTTTTTACTACCGCTTAGCCTCACAACTTCTGTATTAATTGGACAAGAAGAAGAAAAAGAACCTAAATTTTCAATTAGCGGAAGTGTAGATACCTATTTCCGAACAAATTTTAACGGACTCAATAAATTCGAATATAATTCAAATAATGATGTGATCGGTGTACCTCAGGCGCCGGCTTCATCTTTCGCAAACGATCCTGGTTTCGCCATTGGAATGGCCAATGTAATTCTTGGATATGAAAGTGATAAGCTTGGTTTTGTTGCAGATCTTGTGGTTGGACCTCGAGGTGAAGATGCAGTATTCCTTTCGGGAGCTCCAAATAATATTGTGAACCAGTTATATGCATTTTATAAAGTTAACGATGCGCTTAAATTCACTATTGGTAACTGGAATACCTTTTTAGGATATGAAGTGATCTCACCGGCAGCGAATTTTAACTATTCTACTTCGTATATGTTCTCATATGGCCCCTTTTCACATACAGGAATAAAAGCCGATTTCAATTTTGATGAGAATTGGACAGGGATGCTGGCCATCATGAATCCAACCGATTTCACCGAATTCAATCCATTTGGATTATATTCGTTCGGAGCTCAGCTAGGCTACTCCAATGATTCGGGAAGTGCTTACCTCAATTTGATCTACGGAGAACAAGCTCCGGATTCTGAGTCTACCTTTCAAATAGATCTAACCACATGCTGGGACCTAAGCGATGCCTTCTATCTTGGTTTCAATACAACCTATAATACTACAGACGGTCAAGGATTTTATGGTGCCGCCATTTATCCACAGGTTCAAACTTCAGAGAACTTTGCTTTAGGTCTTAGAGCTGAATATTTTAAAGAACTTGAAGATGGAGGTCCGGTTTACGGAGCCGATGTAAGATCGGTTGATTTTACGCTTACAGGAAATTATACCCTCGGAGGTTTAATTATTAAACCCGAGCTTAGATTAGATAGCATTTCTGAAGATGTATTTATAAACAGCGACTTAGCTCCTACAGATAATCTTTCATCATTTGTACTAGCTGCTATTTACGCATTCTAA
- a CDS encoding SRPBCC family protein, translated as MKILKYLFFLLLIFLIGASIYIATKDGSFQIEHTQMMDAPQEVVFNEVNDYTTWKSWEPWSQEADDMIISYGEKKSGEGASYSWKSDEMGSGELVTTQSNPFTSIKQDISFKTPFGESSSKVYWEFEQAEDSTRVTWGMMGEQSFMEKVAFTFQDQSMSEMMQPMFKKGLDNLQERLNEKMDKYSINIDGITQHGGGYYMYTTTASKISQVSDRMNKMLTKVNNFMTSNNIEKVGSPFVLYNQWNEDEGTAIYSAAYFTPSEVITTAESDILNGYLSKRRMLKTTLKGNYENLKEAWDTSYRYIEENNLKLNPQAQALEVYVVGPNDNANPAQWLTHIYIPLEEETAKK; from the coding sequence ATGAAAATTCTCAAGTACTTATTCTTTCTATTACTCATTTTTCTAATTGGCGCATCAATATATATCGCCACAAAAGATGGAAGCTTTCAAATTGAACATACTCAAATGATGGACGCTCCACAGGAAGTTGTTTTTAACGAAGTAAACGACTATACCACTTGGAAATCATGGGAACCATGGTCTCAGGAAGCCGACGATATGATAATTAGCTACGGTGAAAAGAAAAGCGGTGAAGGCGCATCTTACTCATGGAAAAGCGATGAGATGGGAAGTGGTGAATTGGTAACAACTCAATCCAATCCTTTTACTTCTATTAAACAGGATATTAGCTTTAAGACTCCATTCGGCGAATCCAGCAGCAAGGTCTATTGGGAATTTGAACAGGCAGAGGACAGCACCAGAGTTACCTGGGGAATGATGGGAGAACAAAGCTTCATGGAAAAAGTTGCATTTACCTTTCAGGATCAGAGCATGAGCGAAATGATGCAACCTATGTTCAAAAAAGGACTGGATAACCTTCAGGAGCGTCTTAATGAAAAGATGGATAAATATTCTATCAATATAGATGGAATTACCCAACACGGCGGAGGTTATTATATGTATACCACTACGGCCAGTAAAATTAGTCAGGTTTCAGACAGAATGAATAAGATGCTAACCAAGGTTAATAATTTTATGACCAGTAATAATATTGAAAAAGTTGGTAGTCCTTTTGTTTTATATAACCAATGGAATGAAGACGAAGGAACAGCGATTTACTCGGCTGCTTATTTTACACCAAGCGAAGTGATCACTACTGCAGAAAGCGATATTCTAAACGGATACCTATCTAAAAGACGTATGCTTAAAACCACGCTTAAAGGAAATTATGAAAATCTTAAAGAAGCCTGGGATACCTCTTATCGCTATATAGAAGAAAACAACCTGAAACTTAATCCACAGGCTCAGGCTCTGGAGGTATACGTTGTAGGACCTAATGACAATGCGAACCCTGCCCAGTGGTTAACCCATATTTACATCCCACTGGAAGAGGAAACCGCTAAAAAATGA
- a CDS encoding YceI family protein, whose amino-acid sequence MKRIFLNAFVIAGLGLAITGCKNNNNEAEVSEAKETATAEVETAEFTVDTAASVIKWEGSKPTGTHTGTIQVAEGSFKANDSIIESGSFVIDMTTINVTDLEGDEKNNLEAHLKGTVEGKEGDFFNVTEFPKATFEVTGITEKEGQAMLQGNLTLKEQTKNIEFPVTISRDGETIQISSQEFSIDRTKWNVNYGSKSVFDGLGDKFINDDVQLKINLKAKKA is encoded by the coding sequence ATGAAAAGAATATTTTTAAATGCATTTGTGATCGCCGGTTTAGGCCTTGCTATTACCGGATGTAAGAATAACAATAATGAAGCTGAGGTTAGTGAAGCTAAAGAAACAGCTACAGCCGAAGTTGAAACTGCAGAATTCACCGTAGATACTGCAGCCTCTGTAATTAAGTGGGAAGGTTCAAAGCCTACAGGAACTCATACAGGAACTATTCAGGTAGCTGAAGGTAGCTTTAAAGCAAATGACAGTATAATAGAAAGCGGATCTTTTGTAATTGATATGACAACTATCAACGTAACAGATCTTGAAGGAGATGAGAAGAATAATCTTGAAGCTCACCTTAAAGGTACTGTAGAAGGTAAAGAAGGAGACTTCTTTAATGTTACTGAATTCCCAAAAGCTACTTTTGAAGTAACTGGAATTACTGAGAAGGAAGGACAAGCAATGTTACAAGGTAACCTTACTCTTAAGGAACAAACCAAAAACATCGAATTTCCGGTTACAATTTCAAGAGATGGAGAAACTATCCAGATCAGCAGTCAGGAATTTAGCATAGACCGTACTAAATGGAATGTGAACTATGGTTCTAAATCTGTTTTTGATGGTCTTGGAGACAAATTCATCAATGATGATGTACAGCTAAAAATTAATCTTAAGGCTAAAAAAGCTTAA
- a CDS encoding branched-chain amino acid aminotransferase → MIEIKKSPTSKIDKTNFDNLVFGQVFTDHMMECDYKNGEWQKPVIKPYGPLSLDPSARVFHYGQAVFEGMKAYKDKDDKIWLFRPEENFNRINRSSERLAIPEFPKEYFFNALVELLKLEKDWIKKGFGNSLYLRPFVIATEPGVSASAAKEYKFMIICSPAQAYYSGEVRVKFSEKYSRAADGGVGYAKAAGNYGAQFYPTNLVKEEGFQQIIWTDANSHEYLEEAGTMNIFFRIGDKLITAPTNDRILDGVTRKSVIALAKENNIDIEIRRVSVQEVIEAAENNELMEIFGSGTATVINPVAGFGHKDKKFELPKLENSYASFFKDKLMKIQYNEAEDKFGWRYEVK, encoded by the coding sequence ATGATAGAAATTAAAAAATCTCCCACTTCGAAAATCGACAAAACTAATTTTGACAATCTGGTATTCGGGCAGGTTTTTACAGATCATATGATGGAGTGTGATTATAAGAATGGTGAATGGCAAAAACCGGTGATCAAGCCTTACGGGCCACTGAGTTTAGATCCATCTGCAAGAGTATTCCATTATGGACAGGCGGTATTTGAGGGGATGAAAGCCTACAAAGACAAGGATGATAAAATATGGCTTTTTAGACCTGAAGAAAATTTTAATCGTATAAACCGTTCCAGTGAAAGACTGGCAATTCCGGAATTTCCAAAGGAATACTTTTTCAATGCTCTGGTAGAACTTTTAAAACTTGAAAAGGACTGGATCAAAAAAGGATTTGGAAACAGCCTATACTTAAGACCTTTTGTGATCGCAACTGAACCTGGCGTATCTGCATCTGCAGCAAAAGAATATAAATTCATGATCATTTGTTCACCTGCTCAAGCATATTACAGCGGTGAAGTAAGAGTTAAGTTTTCTGAGAAATATAGCCGTGCAGCAGATGGCGGTGTTGGTTATGCAAAGGCGGCAGGGAATTATGGTGCTCAGTTCTACCCTACTAATCTTGTAAAAGAAGAAGGTTTCCAACAAATTATCTGGACCGATGCTAATTCTCATGAATATCTTGAGGAAGCCGGAACCATGAATATTTTCTTTAGAATTGGAGATAAGTTGATTACGGCTCCTACTAACGACAGGATCCTGGATGGTGTGACCAGAAAAAGTGTGATCGCACTTGCCAAGGAAAACAACATCGATATTGAAATAAGACGAGTTAGCGTTCAGGAAGTTATTGAAGCTGCCGAAAATAATGAGCTAATGGAGATCTTTGGATCGGGAACAGCTACAGTGATAAATCCGGTTGCCGGATTTGGTCACAAGGACAAGAAATTTGAACTTCCAAAACTTGAGAATAGCTATGCCAGTTTCTTTAAGGACAAACTGATGAAGATCCAATACAATGAAGCTGAAGATAAATTTGGATGGAGATACGAAGTTAAATAG
- the dnaJ gene encoding molecular chaperone DnaJ, with the protein MKEDYYEILGVSKDASAAEIKKAYRKMALKYHPDKNPGDSTAEEKFKKSAEAYEVLGNQEKRAKYDRFGHQAFDGGGFGGGGMNMDDIFSQFGDIFGGGGFGGGFSGFGGFGGGQRRAKGSNLRIRVSLSLEEIANGCEKKIKVKRKVQAGGTTYKTCTTCNGTGQVTRVTNTILGRMQTASPCTTCGGAGQMIDKKPEGADAQGLEMKEETVSIKIPAGVEDGMQLKVSGKGNDAPGNGIPGDLLVAIEEKEHHSLQREGDNLHYDLYISLSEAVLGASREIDTVTGKVRIKIEEGVQSGKILRLRGKGISSINGYGKGDLLVHVNVWTPKTLSREQKEFFERMADDENFQPNPEKSDKSFFEKVKDMFS; encoded by the coding sequence ATGAAAGAAGATTATTACGAAATATTAGGTGTAAGTAAGGACGCTTCGGCTGCCGAAATTAAGAAAGCTTATCGAAAGATGGCTCTTAAATATCATCCTGATAAGAACCCGGGTGACAGCACGGCAGAAGAGAAATTTAAAAAATCGGCCGAAGCTTATGAGGTATTAGGAAATCAGGAAAAACGTGCCAAATATGACCGTTTTGGTCACCAGGCCTTCGATGGTGGAGGTTTCGGCGGAGGTGGAATGAATATGGACGACATCTTCAGCCAGTTTGGTGATATCTTCGGTGGCGGAGGTTTTGGCGGCGGATTCTCCGGTTTTGGAGGATTCGGTGGCGGGCAACGCCGTGCCAAAGGAAGCAATCTTAGAATAAGAGTAAGTCTTAGTCTTGAGGAGATCGCAAATGGTTGTGAAAAGAAGATCAAGGTTAAGCGTAAAGTTCAGGCTGGTGGTACTACCTATAAAACCTGTACAACCTGTAATGGTACAGGACAGGTTACCCGTGTGACCAATACCATACTTGGAAGAATGCAAACCGCTTCACCTTGTACAACTTGTGGTGGTGCAGGACAGATGATAGATAAGAAACCTGAAGGTGCAGATGCACAAGGTCTGGAAATGAAGGAAGAAACTGTTTCTATTAAGATCCCGGCAGGTGTTGAAGATGGTATGCAGCTAAAAGTTTCCGGGAAAGGTAATGATGCGCCAGGAAATGGAATTCCTGGAGATCTGCTTGTAGCTATTGAAGAAAAGGAACATCATAGCCTTCAAAGAGAAGGGGATAACCTGCATTATGATCTTTACATAAGCTTGTCTGAGGCTGTATTGGGAGCTTCAAGAGAGATCGATACCGTAACCGGTAAAGTGAGGATCAAAATTGAAGAAGGTGTTCAGTCCGGAAAAATATTAAGATTAAGAGGAAAAGGTATTTCCAGCATAAATGGATATGGAAAAGGAGACCTATTGGTTCATGTGAATGTTTGGACTCCAAAAACCCTTTCCAGAGAGCAAAAGGAGTTTTTTGAAAGGATGGCCGATGACGAGAATTTCCAGCCAAATCCTGAGAAAAGCGATAAATCCTTCTTTGAAAAAGTTAAAGATATGTTTTCTTAG
- a CDS encoding nucleoside triphosphate pyrophosphohydrolase family protein, with the protein MKKRIAAVKEFHSAFGLGIKEKPVANLGEAKNLLRFNLMKEENEEYLEAANNNDLTEVADALGDMLYILCGTIIEHGMQHKIEEVFDEIQQSNMSKLGADGKPVYREDGKVLKGPNYFKPDISRIFDESN; encoded by the coding sequence ATGAAGAAACGAATTGCTGCTGTCAAAGAATTCCATTCTGCCTTTGGACTGGGGATTAAGGAAAAACCTGTTGCAAACCTGGGTGAAGCGAAAAACCTTCTCAGATTCAATTTAATGAAAGAGGAAAATGAGGAATACCTGGAGGCAGCTAATAATAACGACCTTACAGAAGTGGCCGATGCCCTGGGTGATATGCTTTATATACTCTGTGGAACTATTATAGAACATGGAATGCAGCACAAGATCGAGGAAGTCTTTGACGAAATACAGCAAAGTAATATGAGCAAATTAGGTGCAGATGGCAAACCTGTATACCGAGAAGACGGAAAAGTACTTAAAGGCCCAAATTATTTTAAACCAGATATTAGCCGAATCTTTGATGAATCAAACTGA
- a CDS encoding P-II family nitrogen regulator: MKKIEAIIRKSEFDKTKEALHAIGVTFFSYWDVTGIGNEKVGHVYRGVSYSTADIQRRYLSIVVTDSFLDKTIDTLLEHAKTGKVGDGKIFVSTIEEAYRIRTGEKGADSLK, from the coding sequence ATGAAAAAAATCGAGGCAATCATTAGAAAGTCAGAGTTCGACAAGACCAAGGAGGCTCTGCATGCAATTGGCGTCACTTTCTTTAGTTATTGGGACGTTACCGGAATTGGAAACGAAAAAGTTGGTCATGTGTACCGCGGAGTAAGCTATAGTACCGCCGATATTCAAAGAAGGTATCTATCTATAGTGGTAACAGATTCATTTCTGGATAAAACTATAGACACTCTGTTGGAGCATGCAAAAACCGGTAAGGTTGGAGATGGAAAAATCTTTGTTTCTACTATAGAAGAAGCCTACAGAATTAGGACCGGAGAAAAAGGCGCAGACTCCCTTAAATAA
- a CDS encoding TIGR01777 family oxidoreductase, with amino-acid sequence MRVLITGATGLIGSKLTGLCREKGIQVNYLTTSKSKIKKEADYKGFYWDPGSGEIEKECIDGVQAIIHLAGAGIAEPWTNSYKRTIIRSRTETAALLLNTLKNNHHQVENFISASAIGVYPDSLEKLYFEDEKSIADNFVGEVVKKWEAAADKFETVGLDVAKIRVGLVLAEEGGMLEKVKKPISLNMGAALGSGKQWQSWIHIEDLAGIFLFALENHLVGVYNAVAPNPVTNKELTKLLAKQMNKTLWLPNVPKIALKTLLGEMSQIVLSSQLVSCKKIESVGYSFKYKNISRALEDLA; translated from the coding sequence ATGCGGGTATTAATCACGGGTGCCACTGGTTTGATCGGTTCCAAACTTACCGGGCTTTGTAGGGAAAAAGGAATACAGGTAAATTATCTCACCACTAGCAAATCTAAAATAAAAAAAGAGGCAGATTACAAAGGCTTTTATTGGGATCCCGGCTCCGGTGAAATTGAAAAGGAGTGTATTGACGGGGTGCAGGCCATAATACATCTGGCAGGTGCGGGAATTGCAGAACCCTGGACTAATTCCTATAAGAGAACCATTATTAGAAGCCGAACTGAAACAGCAGCCTTACTTTTAAATACTTTAAAAAATAATCATCATCAGGTAGAAAATTTTATTTCTGCAAGTGCTATAGGAGTATATCCAGATTCACTTGAGAAGCTTTATTTTGAAGATGAAAAAAGTATAGCCGATAATTTCGTGGGTGAAGTCGTAAAGAAATGGGAAGCGGCTGCCGATAAATTTGAAACTGTTGGCTTAGATGTCGCTAAGATTAGAGTAGGTTTGGTTCTGGCAGAAGAAGGAGGAATGTTGGAAAAGGTAAAGAAACCTATCTCATTAAATATGGGTGCAGCATTAGGTAGTGGTAAACAGTGGCAATCCTGGATACATATAGAAGACCTCGCAGGAATCTTTTTATTTGCTCTCGAGAATCATCTGGTAGGAGTCTATAATGCCGTTGCGCCTAATCCGGTTACCAATAAGGAACTCACCAAATTACTGGCTAAACAAATGAACAAGACCTTGTGGTTGCCTAATGTGCCAAAAATAGCATTGAAGACATTGTTAGGGGAAATGTCCCAGATCGTTCTTTCCAGCCAATTAGTGAGTTGCAAAAAAATTGAATCTGTAGGTTATAGTTTTAAATATAAAAATATTTCCAGAGCTCTTGAAGATCTGGCATAA
- the crcB gene encoding fluoride efflux transporter CrcB, whose protein sequence is MKSLLLVFLGGGLGSSLRFVIGKYLNQQSPIPYGTLLVNVLGSLFLGIILGWAIKTSNLNSSTNLLLGIGFCGGFTTFSTFSFENFSLLKSGDYLSFSLYFFGSLLLGLSAIFIGILISRLL, encoded by the coding sequence ATAAAAAGTTTACTCCTAGTATTTTTAGGTGGCGGTTTAGGTAGTAGCCTGCGTTTTGTGATTGGCAAATACCTGAACCAACAATCCCCTATCCCCTATGGAACCCTCCTGGTTAATGTTCTGGGAAGTCTTTTCCTGGGGATTATACTTGGATGGGCGATCAAAACAAGTAATCTTAATAGTTCTACCAATCTATTGCTTGGAATTGGTTTTTGTGGAGGCTTTACTACATTTTCTACATTTTCTTTTGAAAATTTCAGTTTGCTTAAGTCGGGTGACTATCTCTCATTTTCGCTTTATTTCTTCGGAAGTCTTCTTCTCGGTTTATCGGCAATATTTATTGGAATTTTGATTTCTCGTCTTCTGTAA
- a CDS encoding ammonium transporter, producing MEGLLAVNNVWMMICTALVFFMHLGFAFLEIGLTRQKNTINILFKNLFIITAGLLLYCLLGFNLMYPGEFNGFLGFAGFGLNSPMVDGTLDLAYSEGYTYWTDFLFQGMFAATAATIVSGAVAERIKLNSFMIFVVIYVGLVYPIAGSWKWGGGFLDEMGFYDFAGSTLVHSVGGWAALVAIWLLGARIGKFKDGKIGAFPGHNMPFATAGVIILWLGWFGFNGGSVLSADPELTSLTLVTTCLAAAAGGIASFIFSSALYKNYDITMFLNGILGGLVGITAGADQMTPTDAIIIGLVAGIIIVLGVALVDKMKLDDPVGAVAVHLICGIWGTLAVGIFGKLAGFDQFVTQLIGVACYAAICIVTSFIIFYVLKVTTGIRVHSKHETEGLDIHEHGMDAYPDFGLKQQ from the coding sequence ATGGAAGGATTATTAGCAGTAAATAACGTATGGATGATGATCTGTACGGCATTAGTATTTTTTATGCATTTAGGTTTCGCATTTCTCGAGATCGGATTAACAAGACAGAAGAACACTATTAATATATTATTCAAAAACCTTTTTATTATAACTGCAGGACTTTTACTCTACTGCCTGCTTGGTTTTAACCTGATGTATCCCGGAGAATTCAATGGTTTCCTTGGTTTTGCAGGATTTGGATTAAACAGCCCCATGGTAGACGGAACTTTAGATCTGGCTTACAGCGAAGGTTACACGTACTGGACAGACTTCCTTTTCCAGGGTATGTTTGCCGCGACAGCTGCAACAATCGTATCGGGCGCTGTCGCCGAAAGGATCAAGCTAAATTCCTTTATGATCTTTGTAGTCATCTACGTAGGCCTGGTATATCCAATCGCAGGCTCATGGAAATGGGGTGGCGGATTTCTGGATGAAATGGGATTCTATGATTTTGCAGGCTCCACTCTTGTTCACTCAGTTGGAGGCTGGGCAGCCCTTGTGGCGATTTGGCTATTAGGCGCCAGAATAGGAAAATTCAAAGATGGAAAGATCGGTGCTTTCCCGGGACATAATATGCCTTTTGCTACCGCCGGTGTTATAATTCTATGGCTTGGATGGTTTGGCTTCAATGGGGGTTCAGTGCTTTCAGCCGACCCCGAATTAACGTCACTTACACTTGTGACCACATGTCTGGCCGCAGCAGCAGGAGGCATAGCATCCTTTATCTTTTCTTCAGCTCTTTATAAGAATTATGATATCACCATGTTTCTGAATGGTATTCTTGGAGGACTCGTTGGAATTACTGCAGGAGCAGACCAGATGACTCCAACAGATGCTATAATAATTGGCCTTGTTGCAGGTATAATTATCGTTTTGGGTGTTGCCCTTGTGGACAAAATGAAACTGGATGACCCTGTTGGTGCTGTTGCAGTACACCTGATATGCGGGATCTGGGGAACTTTAGCAGTTGGAATTTTCGGTAAACTTGCAGGATTTGATCAATTCGTCACCCAACTTATTGGTGTAGCCTGCTATGCCGCCATTTGTATAGTCACTTCCTTTATCATCTTCTATGTTCTTAAGGTCACAACCGGGATCAGAGTTCATTCCAAACATGAAACTGAAGGCCTGGATATTCATGAGCATGGAATGGATGCATATCCAGACTTTGGATTAAAACAGCAGTAA
- the mnmD gene encoding tRNA (5-methylaminomethyl-2-thiouridine)(34)-methyltransferase MnmD — protein MERKIIKTSDGSATIHLPEWNEQYHSKHGAVQEARHVFLKMGLHPVMPNFKNRELCILEIGFGTGLNAFLTLLEGEKHKLDINYTGVEAYPVSSDEIELLNYPETCDAPDRRDIFKKLHDIEWEKKADITELFQLTKQQKTFGEITDSELYDLIYFDAFGARVQPELWTEEIFGLMYLALKKDGVLVTYAAKGSVRRAMLACGFKVERLPGPPGKREMLRAVKL, from the coding sequence TTGGAAAGAAAGATTATAAAAACCAGTGATGGTTCTGCAACAATACATTTACCAGAGTGGAATGAACAATATCATTCTAAACATGGCGCGGTTCAGGAAGCGAGACATGTTTTTTTAAAAATGGGGCTGCATCCTGTAATGCCGAATTTTAAAAACAGGGAATTATGTATTCTCGAGATTGGTTTCGGGACGGGATTGAATGCATTCCTTACCTTATTGGAAGGAGAAAAACACAAGCTTGATATTAATTATACTGGAGTAGAGGCTTATCCGGTTTCTTCTGATGAGATAGAGCTTTTAAATTATCCTGAAACCTGTGATGCTCCAGACAGGCGCGATATCTTCAAAAAATTGCATGATATAGAATGGGAGAAGAAAGCCGATATCACTGAATTATTTCAGCTTACCAAACAGCAAAAAACCTTCGGTGAAATTACAGACAGTGAACTTTATGACCTGATTTATTTTGATGCTTTCGGAGCCAGAGTTCAACCGGAATTATGGACAGAAGAAATATTCGGTCTAATGTATCTGGCGCTTAAAAAAGATGGGGTGTTAGTAACTTATGCAGCCAAAGGTAGTGTGAGACGGGCAATGCTTGCATGTGGCTTTAAGGTTGAAAGACTTCCTGGGCCTCCCGGAAAACGAGAAATGTTAAGGGCTGTTAAATTATAG
- a CDS encoding ABC transporter ATP-binding protein: MENLLVAENVYKRFGNFTALNNVSINVPRQSIFGLLGPNGAGKTTLLRIINQITMPDEGRIYLDGKPLHPDDIAHIGYLPEERGLYKSMKVGEQAMYLARLKGLSKAEAKERLQYWFKRLEIEGWWNKKIQELSKGMAQKVQFVITVLHRPKLLIFDEPFSGFDPVNANLIKDEILQLKEEGATILFSTHRMESVEELCEYIALIHKSNKLLDGKVSDIKKAYRSNTFEVGLDAPDEEILRKELQEKFKVGPAKFQSINDDLKMSIQLGEKESSNELLQFLISRAKINHFAEVIPSVNDIFIKTVTQNA, from the coding sequence ATGGAAAATCTTTTGGTTGCAGAGAATGTCTACAAACGCTTTGGAAATTTTACTGCACTCAACAATGTTTCGATAAATGTTCCGCGTCAAAGCATTTTTGGTCTCCTGGGGCCAAATGGTGCAGGAAAAACCACTTTGCTTAGAATTATCAATCAGATCACCATGCCGGACGAGGGCAGGATCTATCTTGATGGAAAACCTTTACATCCCGATGATATTGCACATATAGGATATCTGCCTGAGGAAAGAGGTTTGTATAAATCCATGAAAGTAGGGGAACAGGCCATGTATCTTGCCCGATTAAAAGGCTTGAGCAAAGCCGAAGCAAAAGAGCGCTTGCAATATTGGTTTAAAAGACTGGAAATTGAAGGTTGGTGGAATAAAAAGATACAGGAACTTTCTAAGGGAATGGCACAAAAAGTACAGTTTGTGATCACGGTTTTACACCGTCCTAAATTATTGATCTTTGATGAGCCATTTAGTGGTTTTGATCCTGTAAATGCTAATCTAATTAAAGATGAGATCCTTCAGTTAAAGGAAGAGGGCGCAACAATTTTATTTTCCACACATAGAATGGAAAGCGTGGAAGAGCTTTGTGAATATATAGCTCTGATCCATAAATCCAATAAACTTCTGGATGGTAAGGTATCGGATATAAAAAAAGCATACAGGTCTAATACTTTTGAGGTGGGACTGGATGCGCCAGATGAGGAAATACTTAGAAAGGAACTTCAGGAAAAATTCAAGGTGGGACCGGCAAAATTTCAGAGTATTAATGATGATCTTAAAATGAGCATCCAACTTGGTGAAAAAGAATCTTCTAATGAATTACTCCAATTCTTGATCAGCAGAGCTAAGATAAATCACTTTGCAGAGGTTATACCTTCAGTAAATGATATCTTCATAAAAACAGTGACTCAAAATGCGTAA
- a CDS encoding nucleotide exchange factor GrpE gives MSKKEDKTQNENKEVKDQVEEVIDNAIDEVEENSESTEESENTNESELSEEEKLKEEVQKEKDKFLRLFAEFENYKRRTSKERLELFKTANQEVMTAMLPVMDDFDRALNELKKSGDENLLTGIELIHNKLKETLKAKGLERMEVEQGEDFDSEIHEAITQMPAPSDKLKGKIVDVVEPGYKLGERIIRYPKVVTGK, from the coding sequence ATGAGCAAAAAAGAAGATAAAACTCAGAACGAAAATAAAGAGGTTAAAGATCAGGTTGAAGAGGTAATAGATAACGCTATAGATGAGGTAGAGGAAAATAGCGAATCTACTGAAGAAAGCGAAAATACAAATGAATCGGAACTAAGCGAAGAAGAGAAACTAAAAGAGGAAGTTCAAAAGGAAAAGGACAAATTCTTAAGGTTGTTTGCCGAATTTGAGAACTATAAAAGAAGAACTTCTAAAGAAAGGTTGGAGTTATTTAAAACTGCCAATCAGGAAGTAATGACAGCTATGTTACCGGTAATGGACGATTTTGACAGAGCTTTGAATGAGCTTAAGAAATCTGGAGATGAAAATCTTCTAACGGGAATAGAATTGATCCATAATAAACTCAAGGAAACCCTTAAGGCTAAAGGTCTTGAAAGAATGGAAGTGGAACAGGGTGAAGACTTTGATTCCGAGATCCATGAGGCAATTACTCAGATGCCTGCACCATCAGATAAACTTAAAGGCAAGATTGTTGATGTAGTAGAGCCTGGTTACAAGCTGGGAGAGAGAATTATACGTTACCCAAAGGTGGTAACCGGAAAATAA